One window from the genome of Cryobacterium sp. GrIS_2_6 encodes:
- a CDS encoding DUF6412 domain-containing protein, with translation MTFVLADPPGGAIVRAAYTALVLYLAGPLLALILVPTEPGMMFFAGVAVLGLALVIAVNCRLTAADALEITVGRRSHRHREVLSELAAPSHPNTAGRPRPRAPARPLAVA, from the coding sequence GTGACATTCGTTCTGGCCGACCCGCCTGGAGGCGCGATCGTGAGAGCCGCCTACACCGCGCTGGTGCTGTACCTGGCCGGTCCGCTGCTCGCGCTCATCCTCGTGCCGACCGAACCGGGGATGATGTTCTTCGCCGGCGTCGCCGTACTCGGCCTGGCGCTCGTGATCGCGGTCAATTGCCGGCTCACGGCCGCCGACGCCCTCGAGATCACAGTCGGCCGCCGCTCCCACCGACACCGCGAGGTGCTCAGCGAACTCGCCGCACCGAGTCATCCCAACACCGCCGGGCGTCCACGCCCGCGCGCACCGGCCCGGCCGCTCGCGGTCGCCTAG
- the coaA gene encoding type I pantothenate kinase → MSDPAASLWNNGHTTPFVELDRADWAALAPTTQLPLRETEIVQLRGLGEPLDLGEVTDVYLPVSRLLNLYAAGASQLHRATSDFLGERARRTPFVIGVAGSVAVGKSTIARLLRELLARWEDTPRVELVTTDGFLFPNAELARRGLMARKGFPESYDRRSLLRFVSAVKGGAAEVRAPFYSHLNYDIVPDAQIVVRQPDVLIVEGLNVLAPPTTGHGLTVSDLFDFTVYVDARTQDIARWYVDRFLRLQRGAFSNPKSYFHRYATMTEDEARREARRIWDEINEPNLVQNILPTRSRATLVLRKDENHAVSKVLLRKL, encoded by the coding sequence ATGTCCGATCCAGCCGCGAGCCTCTGGAACAACGGCCACACCACACCGTTCGTCGAGCTGGATCGAGCGGACTGGGCGGCCCTTGCACCCACCACCCAGCTCCCCCTCCGTGAGACCGAGATCGTGCAGTTGCGCGGCCTCGGCGAGCCGCTCGACCTCGGCGAGGTGACCGATGTGTACCTGCCCGTCAGCCGCCTGCTCAACCTCTATGCCGCTGGAGCAAGCCAGTTGCACCGGGCGACGAGCGATTTCCTCGGCGAACGCGCCCGGCGCACCCCGTTCGTGATCGGCGTCGCCGGGTCAGTCGCCGTCGGCAAGTCGACGATCGCCCGGCTCCTGCGCGAATTGCTGGCCCGCTGGGAGGACACCCCCCGGGTCGAACTCGTGACCACCGATGGGTTCCTGTTCCCGAACGCCGAACTGGCCCGGCGCGGACTGATGGCTCGCAAGGGGTTCCCAGAGTCGTACGACCGGCGATCCCTGCTCCGCTTCGTGTCCGCCGTCAAGGGCGGCGCGGCCGAGGTGCGGGCTCCGTTCTATTCGCACCTGAACTACGACATCGTGCCCGACGCGCAGATCGTGGTGCGCCAGCCGGACGTCCTCATCGTCGAAGGCCTCAACGTGCTCGCGCCGCCGACAACGGGTCACGGGCTCACGGTCAGCGACCTCTTCGACTTCACTGTGTACGTGGATGCCCGCACCCAGGACATCGCCCGCTGGTACGTCGACCGGTTCCTGCGCCTGCAGCGCGGCGCGTTCAGTAACCCGAAGTCGTACTTCCACCGGTACGCGACGATGACCGAGGATGAGGCCCGCCGTGAGGCCCGCCGCATCTGGGACGAGATCAACGAGCCCAACCTGGTGCAAAACATCCTGCCGACGCGCTCCCGGGCGACCCTGGTGCTCCGCAAGGATGAGAACCACGCCGTGTCGAAGGTGCTGCTTCGCAAGCTCTGA
- the glmS gene encoding glutamine--fructose-6-phosphate transaminase (isomerizing), which yields MCGIVGYVGEDKSVEVLMRGLRRLEYRGYDSAGIAVIDDDGVLNTRKRAGKLAILAGDLEGNPMNNGRTGIGHTRWATHGGPTDANAHPHLGDNGKLALIHNGIIENFSVLKEELLSEGFTFESETDTEVAAVLLGREYQRLGDLSAAFLSVVGRLDGAFTLLAVHQDQPGVVVGARRNSPLVIGLGDGENFLGSDVAAFVEFTRRAVAVGQDQIVTITPSRVTITDFDGNAVEFEEFDIAWDASAAEKGGWSSFMAKEVSEQPDAIANTLLGRIHEGQAVVPELEAFGDNVLAGIRRIVIVACGTAANAGYVAKYAIEKWTRVPVDVELSHEFRYRDPVLNPETLIISISQSGETMDTLMAVKFARESGAKAISICNTQGATIPRESDAVIYTHAGPEVAVASTKGFTAQIAALYLFALHLARVRGSMTEADAAAQIVELQAIPAKIATTLLQESAVHELAAWMSDTRAVLFLGRHVGFPIALEGALKLKELAYIHAEGFAAGELKHGPIALIEPGQPVFVVVPSPRGSAHLHPKVVSNIQEIRARGARIIAIAEEGDVAVLPFADTVLRIPLASPLFEPFLAVVPMQIFAMELATVKGLDVDQPRNLAKSVTVE from the coding sequence ATGTGCGGAATCGTGGGTTATGTCGGTGAAGATAAAAGCGTCGAGGTCCTGATGAGGGGGTTGCGGAGACTGGAATACCGGGGGTACGACTCGGCGGGGATCGCGGTCATCGACGATGACGGCGTTCTGAACACCAGGAAACGGGCCGGTAAGCTCGCCATTCTGGCCGGGGACCTCGAAGGCAACCCGATGAACAACGGCCGTACCGGCATCGGCCACACCCGCTGGGCCACCCACGGCGGACCGACCGACGCGAACGCGCATCCGCACCTCGGTGACAACGGCAAGCTCGCCCTGATCCATAACGGCATTATCGAAAACTTCTCCGTTCTCAAGGAGGAGCTCCTCTCCGAGGGCTTCACCTTCGAGAGCGAGACCGACACCGAGGTCGCCGCGGTGCTGCTCGGCCGCGAATACCAGCGCCTCGGCGATCTGAGCGCCGCGTTCCTGAGCGTCGTCGGCCGCCTGGACGGCGCATTCACCCTCCTCGCGGTGCACCAGGACCAGCCCGGTGTCGTCGTCGGCGCCCGTCGCAACTCTCCGCTCGTGATCGGCCTCGGCGACGGGGAGAACTTCCTCGGCTCCGACGTCGCAGCGTTCGTCGAGTTCACCCGCCGGGCCGTCGCCGTCGGCCAGGACCAGATCGTCACGATCACCCCCTCGCGCGTCACCATCACCGACTTCGACGGAAACGCCGTCGAGTTCGAGGAATTCGACATTGCCTGGGACGCCTCCGCCGCCGAAAAGGGCGGTTGGTCCAGCTTCATGGCCAAGGAGGTCTCCGAGCAGCCTGACGCCATCGCCAACACCCTCCTCGGCCGCATCCACGAGGGCCAGGCCGTCGTGCCCGAGCTCGAGGCCTTCGGCGACAACGTGCTCGCCGGCATCCGCCGGATCGTCATCGTCGCCTGCGGCACCGCGGCGAACGCCGGCTACGTCGCCAAGTACGCGATCGAGAAGTGGACCCGGGTACCCGTCGACGTCGAGCTCAGCCACGAGTTCCGCTACCGCGACCCGGTGCTGAACCCGGAGACCCTGATCATCTCCATCAGCCAGTCCGGCGAGACCATGGACACCCTGATGGCGGTCAAGTTCGCCAGGGAGTCCGGCGCCAAGGCCATCTCGATCTGCAACACCCAGGGTGCGACCATTCCCCGCGAGTCCGACGCCGTGATCTACACACACGCCGGTCCCGAGGTCGCCGTGGCCTCGACGAAGGGCTTCACCGCCCAGATCGCCGCCCTCTACCTCTTCGCCCTGCACCTCGCCCGCGTGCGCGGCAGTATGACCGAAGCGGATGCCGCGGCCCAGATCGTCGAGCTGCAGGCCATTCCCGCAAAGATCGCGACCACCCTGCTCCAGGAGAGCGCCGTGCACGAACTCGCCGCCTGGATGTCGGACACCCGTGCCGTGCTGTTCCTCGGCCGCCACGTCGGTTTCCCGATCGCGCTCGAGGGTGCGCTCAAGCTCAAGGAACTCGCGTACATCCACGCAGAGGGCTTCGCTGCCGGCGAGCTCAAGCACGGCCCGATCGCGCTGATCGAGCCCGGCCAGCCCGTCTTCGTCGTCGTGCCGAGCCCGCGCGGTTCCGCGCACCTGCACCCCAAGGTCGTCTCGAACATCCAGGAGATCCGCGCCCGTGGCGCCCGCATCATCGCGATCGCCGAAGAGGGCGACGTGGCCGTTCTGCCGTTCGCGGACACCGTGCTGCGGATCCCGCTCGCCTCGCCGCTCTTCGAGCCGTTCCTCGCGGTCGTGCCGATGCAGATCTTCGCGATGGAGCTCGCAACGGTCAAGGGCCTCGACGTCGACCAGCCCCGCAACCTCGCGAAGTCGGTCACGGTCGAATAA
- a CDS encoding holo-ACP synthase: MIRGIGVDIVDLDRFDRQVLRTPGLVPRLFAAAERDLPIHSLAARFAAKEALIKALGDSAGTSWQEMEVVSDAHGNPGFRLSGVMAEVLRARGVDSVHLTMTHDAGVACAFVVLEGAS; encoded by the coding sequence GTGATTCGTGGCATCGGCGTCGACATCGTCGACCTCGACCGGTTCGACCGGCAGGTTCTGCGCACGCCCGGACTCGTTCCCCGGCTGTTCGCGGCCGCCGAACGTGACCTGCCCATCCACTCCCTCGCGGCGCGGTTCGCGGCCAAGGAAGCATTGATCAAGGCGCTCGGCGACAGTGCAGGCACGAGCTGGCAGGAGATGGAAGTCGTGAGCGACGCGCACGGTAACCCCGGATTCCGGCTGAGCGGGGTCATGGCCGAGGTGCTGCGTGCGCGCGGCGTCGACTCCGTGCACCTCACGATGACCCACGATGCGGGCGTAGCCTGCGCCTTCGTGGTGCTCGAGGGTGCATCGTGA
- the alr gene encoding alanine racemase has translation MVSEFREAVIDLGAIAANVAHLRAAIGTPHFMAVVKANAYGHGAVPVARTALAAGADWLGVADLTEARSLRDAGIGAPLLAWLHGPDTDFAAAIARDIDLGISSARQLRTIADAAGRLGRVANVHLKLDTGLSRNGLNGPDWAEVFALASGFERDGLVHVRGIFSHLSNASPAADDEAVARFSSGLDLAAAAGLTPELAHLASTAAALRLPAARFSMVRIGIGLYGLSPFDDASPRELGLSPAMTLRASVAAVRRVPAGAGVSYDYLWRAPEDGNLALVPLGYADGVPRAASGSARVNINGRGYPIVGRIAMDQFVVSLGQDGVDVGDEVVLFGDPDARGGATEPVPSAADWADAAGTINYEIVTRIGHRVPRSYRAVFSESGEPER, from the coding sequence ATCGTGAGCGAGTTCCGCGAGGCCGTCATCGACCTCGGTGCGATCGCCGCGAACGTCGCCCACCTGCGCGCCGCGATCGGCACCCCGCATTTCATGGCCGTCGTCAAGGCCAACGCCTATGGCCACGGCGCGGTCCCCGTCGCCCGCACCGCCCTCGCCGCCGGGGCAGACTGGCTCGGCGTCGCCGACCTCACCGAGGCACGCTCGCTCAGGGACGCAGGCATCGGCGCCCCGCTCCTCGCCTGGCTGCACGGGCCCGACACGGATTTCGCGGCCGCGATCGCCCGGGACATCGACCTGGGTATCTCGTCCGCCCGCCAGCTGCGAACCATAGCGGATGCCGCCGGCAGGCTCGGCCGCGTCGCGAACGTCCACCTGAAGCTCGACACCGGCCTCAGCCGCAATGGCCTGAACGGGCCGGACTGGGCCGAGGTCTTCGCGCTCGCCTCCGGCTTCGAACGGGATGGCCTCGTGCACGTCCGCGGCATCTTCAGCCATCTCTCCAACGCCTCCCCGGCCGCGGACGACGAGGCTGTCGCCCGCTTCAGCTCCGGCCTCGACCTCGCCGCAGCGGCAGGGCTGACCCCGGAGCTCGCGCACCTCGCGTCGACCGCGGCCGCCCTGCGCCTGCCCGCCGCCCGGTTCTCCATGGTGCGGATCGGCATCGGCCTCTACGGGCTGTCCCCCTTCGACGACGCGAGCCCGCGGGAGCTCGGCCTTTCGCCGGCGATGACCCTGCGCGCGAGCGTCGCGGCCGTTCGCCGGGTGCCGGCGGGAGCGGGCGTGTCCTACGACTACCTGTGGCGTGCCCCTGAGGACGGCAATCTGGCCCTCGTCCCGCTCGGTTACGCGGACGGTGTGCCCCGCGCGGCATCCGGCTCTGCGCGAGTCAACATCAACGGCCGCGGCTATCCGATCGTCGGACGCATCGCGATGGACCAGTTCGTCGTGAGTCTCGGCCAGGACGGTGTCGACGTCGGAGACGAGGTCGTGCTCTTCGGCGACCCCGACGCCCGTGGGGGAGCGACGGAGCCGGTGCCGAGCGCGGCCGACTGGGCGGATGCCGCCGGCACGATCAACTACGAGATCGTCACCCGGATCGGGCACCGCGTTCCGCGCAGCTACCGGGCTGTCTTCAGCGAGAGCGGGGAGCCCGAACGATGA
- the tsaE gene encoding tRNA (adenosine(37)-N6)-threonylcarbamoyltransferase complex ATPase subunit type 1 TsaE produces MSRRVIPDAAAMNSWGVQVAAELRAGDLLVLTGPLGAGKTTFTRGLGVGLGVRGAVTSPTFVLARTHPSLVGGPPLVHVDAYRLQDAMELDDLDIDFEHSVVVVEWGRGLLDGVADSWLDIEIERPTGALQSGRPGVAGPALASVAPGAAAPGLDLDVDLDEPRTVTITGFGPRWAAFEGAWPGE; encoded by the coding sequence ATGAGCCGCCGGGTGATCCCCGACGCCGCCGCGATGAACTCCTGGGGTGTCCAGGTCGCCGCGGAGCTCCGTGCGGGCGACCTGCTGGTGCTGACCGGTCCGCTCGGCGCGGGCAAGACCACGTTCACCCGCGGCCTCGGCGTCGGCCTCGGCGTGCGCGGCGCGGTGACGAGCCCGACCTTCGTGCTCGCCCGCACGCATCCGAGCCTTGTCGGCGGCCCGCCGCTCGTGCACGTCGACGCCTACCGGCTGCAGGATGCGATGGAACTCGACGACCTCGACATCGACTTCGAGCATTCCGTCGTCGTGGTCGAGTGGGGTCGCGGGCTGCTCGACGGGGTCGCGGACTCCTGGCTCGACATCGAGATCGAGCGGCCGACCGGCGCTCTTCAGTCCGGCCGGCCGGGCGTGGCCGGCCCGGCCCTGGCATCCGTTGCTCCGGGGGCCGCCGCCCCCGGCCTGGACCTCGACGTCGACCTCGACGAGCCGCGCACCGTCACCATCACCGGGTTCGGCCCCCGCTGGGCCGCGTTCGAGGGCGCATGGCCCGGGGAATAG
- the tsaB gene encoding tRNA (adenosine(37)-N6)-threonylcarbamoyltransferase complex dimerization subunit type 1 TsaB, protein MLLAIDTSAGTSVAVLDGVRGVLADIDTADTMRHAEVIGTLIAECLDRANVRVADLTGVVGGMGPGPFTGLRVGIAAARVFALGAGLPFLPVISHDAIALSRFRAGHTGGLVVVTDARRREVNWSAYSGADAAGLPVRLAAPGVAKPAVLLEPDWVYAGLVRADAVTVPAADLGRVAELLLANDRVFATDAAFYLRSPDVTLSNGPKRVS, encoded by the coding sequence GTGCTTCTCGCCATCGATACCTCCGCCGGAACCAGCGTCGCGGTCCTCGACGGGGTCCGCGGCGTGCTCGCGGACATCGACACCGCAGACACCATGCGCCACGCCGAGGTGATCGGCACCCTCATCGCCGAGTGTCTCGACCGGGCGAACGTGCGGGTCGCCGACCTCACCGGTGTCGTCGGCGGCATGGGCCCCGGCCCATTCACCGGCCTCCGCGTCGGCATCGCCGCCGCCCGCGTCTTCGCTCTCGGTGCCGGCCTGCCCTTCCTCCCCGTGATCAGCCACGACGCCATCGCCCTGAGCCGCTTTCGGGCCGGCCACACCGGCGGCCTCGTCGTCGTGACCGACGCCCGCCGGCGCGAGGTGAACTGGTCGGCCTACAGCGGGGCGGATGCCGCCGGCCTGCCCGTGCGCCTCGCCGCGCCAGGGGTGGCCAAACCGGCCGTCCTCCTCGAGCCCGACTGGGTCTACGCGGGCCTGGTCCGCGCGGACGCCGTGACCGTTCCGGCCGCCGACCTCGGCAGGGTCGCCGAACTGCTGCTGGCCAACGACCGTGTCTTCGCGACCGACGCCGCCTTCTACTTGCGCTCGCCCGACGTCACCCTCTCCAACGGTCCGAAACGGGTGAGCTGA
- the rimI gene encoding ribosomal protein S18-alanine N-acetyltransferase → MTWQLRRAHAGDLDGIMALETRLFENDAWSAEGMLRDVTDPDCYYLVAVPPDEQDRIEAYAGLLAPRGALEGDIQTIAVTETARRHGLGGTLVQSLVTEARKRGIREVFLEVRADNPGAQRVYLRLGFEEIGVRRGYYQPDNVDALVMRLAVPPAEAALAAPDPVQSPTDPTDPAEATE, encoded by the coding sequence GTGACCTGGCAGCTGCGCCGCGCCCACGCGGGCGACCTCGACGGCATCATGGCCCTCGAGACCCGCCTCTTCGAGAACGACGCCTGGTCCGCGGAGGGCATGCTCCGGGACGTGACCGACCCCGACTGCTACTACCTCGTCGCTGTCCCGCCGGACGAACAAGACCGCATCGAGGCATACGCGGGGCTGCTCGCGCCGCGCGGGGCGCTCGAGGGCGACATCCAGACCATTGCCGTCACCGAGACGGCCCGCCGGCACGGTCTCGGCGGCACCCTCGTGCAGAGCCTCGTCACCGAGGCCCGCAAGCGCGGCATCCGCGAGGTATTCCTCGAGGTCCGCGCTGACAACCCCGGCGCCCAGCGGGTCTACCTCCGGCTCGGCTTCGAGGAGATCGGTGTGCGGCGCGGCTACTACCAGCCGGACAACGTCGACGCGCTCGTGATGCGACTCGCAGTGCCGCCCGCGGAGGCGGCGCTCGCCGCGCCCGACCCGGTGCAGTCCCCGACCGACCCGACGGATCCCGCGGAGGCGACCGAATGA
- the tsaD gene encoding tRNA (adenosine(37)-N6)-threonylcarbamoyltransferase complex transferase subunit TsaD: MNRDNPLVLGIETSCDETGIGIVRGSRLLSNTIASSMDEHARYGGVVPEVAARAHLEELVPMIRAATVDAGIRLEDVDAIAVTYGPGLSGALMVGVGAAKALAIALGKPIYAVNHLVGHVGADVLQTDTDPGTEPLEYPTIALLVSGGHTSLLLVRDLVSDVELLGETIDDAAGEAFDKVARILGLPYPGGPQIDRVALGGDPAYIRFPRGLSHHKDMEHHRYDFSFSGLKTSVARWVEQTRDAGETVPLADVAASFREAVIDILLTKAVAACTDLGVPRLLLGGGVIANARLREVAVERTDAAGIALRIPPLSLCTDNGAMIAALGAQLIMAGHEPSTLDFGADSTLPASVIQG; the protein is encoded by the coding sequence ATGAACCGCGACAACCCCCTGGTGCTCGGCATCGAAACCTCGTGCGACGAAACCGGCATCGGGATCGTCCGCGGAAGCCGGCTGCTCTCCAACACGATCGCCTCCTCGATGGACGAGCACGCCCGCTACGGCGGCGTCGTGCCCGAGGTCGCGGCCCGCGCCCATCTCGAAGAGCTCGTCCCGATGATCCGCGCGGCAACCGTCGACGCGGGCATCCGCCTCGAGGACGTCGACGCGATCGCCGTCACCTACGGCCCCGGCCTGTCCGGCGCCCTCATGGTCGGCGTCGGCGCCGCGAAAGCACTGGCGATCGCCCTCGGCAAGCCGATCTACGCGGTCAACCACCTCGTCGGCCACGTCGGCGCCGACGTGCTCCAGACCGACACCGACCCGGGCACGGAGCCCCTCGAATACCCGACGATCGCCCTCCTCGTCTCCGGAGGGCACACCTCGCTTCTCCTCGTGCGCGACCTCGTCTCCGACGTCGAACTGCTCGGCGAGACGATCGACGACGCGGCGGGGGAGGCCTTCGACAAGGTCGCCCGCATCCTCGGCCTGCCATACCCCGGCGGCCCGCAGATCGACCGCGTCGCGCTCGGCGGCGATCCGGCGTACATCCGCTTCCCCCGCGGCCTCAGCCATCACAAGGACATGGAACACCACCGCTACGATTTCTCCTTCTCCGGGCTGAAGACCTCGGTCGCCCGCTGGGTCGAGCAGACCCGCGACGCGGGGGAGACCGTGCCGCTCGCGGACGTCGCGGCGAGCTTCCGCGAGGCCGTCATCGACATCCTGCTCACCAAGGCCGTCGCAGCGTGCACCGACCTCGGGGTGCCGCGCCTCCTCCTCGGCGGCGGGGTGATCGCGAACGCGCGGCTCCGCGAGGTCGCCGTCGAGCGTACGGATGCCGCAGGCATCGCCCTGCGCATCCCGCCGCTTTCGCTGTGCACCGACAACGGCGCCATGATCGCCGCGCTCGGCGCCCAGCTGATCATGGCGGGTCACGAGCCGTCCACCCTTGACTTCGGCGCCGATTCAACGCTCCCCGCCTCCGTTATCCAGGGCTGA
- a CDS encoding DUF4190 domain-containing protein has translation MTDPNQPPVTPPPVNQPPIYQPPAAPAYQAPAAPAYGAPDTHGQQQYGQQQQYGQQQQYGQQQEFGQQAYGQPLAQDKYNVLAIVSLVSAFFVSLAAIITGHIALSQIKKTGEKGRGLAIAGLVLGYLGIVAGIIGAILFVVLISTASTNGYSSY, from the coding sequence ATGACCGACCCGAACCAGCCTCCGGTAACCCCGCCCCCGGTGAACCAGCCCCCGATCTACCAGCCGCCCGCCGCCCCCGCGTACCAGGCGCCTGCCGCCCCGGCGTACGGCGCTCCGGACACCCACGGTCAGCAGCAGTACGGCCAGCAGCAGCAGTACGGCCAGCAGCAGCAGTACGGCCAGCAGCAGGAGTTCGGCCAGCAGGCATACGGCCAGCCCCTCGCCCAGGACAAGTACAACGTCCTCGCGATCGTGTCGCTCGTTTCGGCGTTCTTCGTCTCTCTCGCGGCGATCATCACCGGCCACATCGCGCTCAGCCAGATCAAGAAGACCGGGGAGAAGGGCCGAGGGCTCGCAATCGCCGGCCTCGTGCTCGGCTACCTCGGCATCGTCGCCGGGATCATTGGCGCGATCCTCTTCGTCGTCCTGATCAGCACGGCCTCGACCAACGGGTACTCCAGCTACTGA
- a CDS encoding class I SAM-dependent methyltransferase has protein sequence MDRSELVDLLSPEGLRLLDSLPPWDNASDVVRLVSDLRKAGHPQGLVTAVLGQSRLRAKAVAKFGDFAGRMLFTEAGLEQATRLPVAALHAGRFAAAGLKRVADLGSGIGSDSMALAALDIQVTAVDTDEVTATVASYNLAPFDNATVVHGDAETFDLTGFDAAWLDPARRTAGHSNTSRLTRPEDYSPNLDFVFGLSERMPIGVKLGPGHDRDGIPAAAEAQWVSVDGKLVEMGLWFGVLAREGIRRSALLLGRDGRHELTAAADSLDVETVPGEAGVPGSYLYEPDGAVIRARLIGDLARSMDALMLGEGIAYLSSESLHETPFATAFRVLESLPVDEKKLRLALKERRIGTLEIKKRGVDVDPAVLRTRLKLHGSESATLVLTRAGGRRLALLVERVQPPR, from the coding sequence ATGGACCGCTCCGAGCTTGTTGACCTGTTGTCCCCCGAGGGGCTGCGCCTGTTGGACTCGCTTCCGCCCTGGGACAACGCCTCCGATGTGGTGCGCCTCGTGAGCGACCTGCGGAAGGCCGGCCACCCGCAGGGACTCGTGACCGCGGTGCTCGGCCAGTCCCGGCTGCGGGCGAAGGCCGTGGCCAAGTTCGGCGACTTCGCCGGGCGGATGCTCTTCACAGAGGCCGGTCTCGAACAGGCCACCCGCCTTCCCGTCGCCGCGCTGCACGCCGGCCGGTTCGCCGCTGCCGGACTGAAGCGGGTCGCCGATCTCGGCAGCGGGATCGGCAGCGACTCCATGGCCCTCGCCGCGCTCGACATCCAGGTGACCGCAGTGGACACCGACGAGGTCACGGCCACGGTCGCGAGCTACAACCTCGCCCCCTTCGACAATGCCACCGTCGTGCACGGTGACGCGGAGACCTTCGACCTCACCGGCTTCGACGCGGCCTGGCTCGACCCGGCCCGCCGCACGGCAGGTCACAGCAACACCTCCCGGCTGACCCGCCCGGAAGACTATTCGCCGAACCTCGACTTCGTCTTCGGCCTGAGCGAGCGGATGCCGATCGGCGTGAAACTCGGTCCGGGCCACGACCGCGACGGCATTCCCGCCGCCGCGGAAGCGCAGTGGGTGTCCGTAGACGGAAAGCTCGTGGAGATGGGGCTCTGGTTCGGCGTTCTCGCTCGCGAGGGCATCCGCCGTTCGGCCCTGCTCCTGGGCAGGGACGGCCGGCACGAGCTGACCGCGGCCGCGGACAGTCTGGACGTCGAGACCGTGCCCGGAGAGGCAGGCGTGCCAGGGAGCTACCTGTATGAGCCGGATGGCGCGGTGATCCGGGCGCGGCTGATCGGCGACCTGGCCCGCAGCATGGACGCGCTGATGCTCGGGGAGGGCATCGCGTACCTGAGCTCAGAGTCGCTGCACGAGACCCCGTTCGCGACGGCGTTCCGGGTGCTCGAGTCCCTGCCGGTGGACGAGAAGAAACTCCGGCTCGCGCTCAAGGAGCGTCGGATCGGCACGCTCGAGATCAAGAAGCGCGGCGTGGACGTTGACCCGGCCGTGCTGCGCACCCGGCTGAAGCTGCACGGGTCCGAGTCGGCCACTCTCGTGCTCACCCGGGCGGGCGGGCGCAGGCTTGCTCTGCTCGTGGAGCGGGTGCAGCCGCCGCGCTGA
- the groES gene encoding co-chaperone GroES, translated as MSVSIKPLEDRIVIKQVDAEQTTASGLVIPDTAKEKPQEGEVVAVGPGRIDDNGNRIPLDIAVGDKVIYSKYGGTEVKFGGDDLLVLSARDVLAVVVR; from the coding sequence GTGTCGGTCTCCATCAAGCCGCTCGAGGATCGCATCGTCATCAAGCAGGTCGACGCCGAGCAGACCACCGCATCAGGTCTGGTCATCCCTGACACTGCCAAGGAAAAGCCCCAGGAGGGCGAAGTTGTCGCCGTCGGCCCCGGCCGTATCGACGACAACGGCAACCGCATCCCGCTCGACATTGCCGTGGGCGACAAGGTCATCTACTCCAAGTACGGCGGAACCGAGGTCAAGTTCGGTGGCGACGACCTCCTCGTCCTCTCCGCACGCGACGTGCTCGCCGTCGTCGTCCGCTAG
- the rarD gene encoding EamA family transporter RarD: protein MSRTRSQSAEPTSGLAFAISAYGLWGLLPLFFLLLHPTGPFEVVAWRVLFSLVFCLALITVTRGWPALLIVLRRPKTVWVMGLAGLLIFVNWQTYVFATLTGHVVEAALGYFMNPIVTVLLGVFVLHERLRRIQWIAVAISAAAVLVLTLGYGALPWISLVLALSFGFYGLIKKNVGPGVGALTGLTLETAWLMPIAIAELLIVGAVTGLTFGTVSPWHTVGLVSTGVVTAVPLLFFAAAARRLPLSLLGLVQFVAPVLQFLVGVFILGEPMPPERWVGFGLVWVALVILTADMVVTGRAPRRASPEPL, encoded by the coding sequence GTGAGCAGGACACGGAGTCAGTCGGCCGAGCCGACGAGCGGACTGGCCTTCGCGATCTCCGCGTACGGCCTGTGGGGCCTGCTCCCGCTCTTCTTTCTGCTGCTGCACCCGACGGGGCCCTTCGAGGTCGTTGCCTGGCGGGTGCTCTTCTCCCTGGTCTTCTGCCTCGCCCTGATCACCGTCACCCGCGGCTGGCCCGCCCTGCTCATCGTCCTCCGCCGCCCGAAGACGGTCTGGGTGATGGGCCTGGCCGGCCTCCTGATCTTCGTCAACTGGCAGACCTACGTCTTTGCGACGCTGACCGGGCACGTGGTCGAGGCCGCCCTGGGCTACTTCATGAACCCGATCGTCACGGTGCTGCTGGGCGTCTTCGTTCTGCACGAGCGGTTGCGGCGCATCCAGTGGATCGCGGTCGCGATCAGCGCGGCCGCTGTGCTCGTGCTGACGCTCGGCTACGGGGCGCTGCCGTGGATCTCGCTCGTCCTCGCCCTGTCGTTCGGGTTCTACGGGCTGATCAAGAAGAACGTCGGACCCGGCGTCGGCGCGCTCACCGGCCTCACCCTCGAGACCGCCTGGCTGATGCCGATCGCGATCGCGGAACTCCTCATCGTGGGCGCCGTCACCGGGCTCACCTTCGGTACCGTGTCGCCGTGGCACACCGTCGGCCTCGTCTCGACGGGTGTCGTGACGGCCGTCCCGCTGCTGTTCTTCGCAGCGGCCGCCCGCCGCCTGCCGCTCAGCCTGCTCGGTCTTGTGCAGTTCGTCGCGCCGGTGCTGCAGTTCCTCGTCGGGGTTTTCATTCTCGGCGAGCCGATGCCGCCGGAGCGCTGGGTCGGCTTCGGGCTCGTCTGGGTCGCGCTCGTGATCCTCACGGCCGACATGGTCGTCACCGGACGCGCCCCGCGGCGAGCATCCCCCGAACCCCTGTGA